One Rhizobiales bacterium GAS188 DNA window includes the following coding sequences:
- a CDS encoding DNA-binding protein HU-beta: MAKAALKRAVPAKAETSKSTKPVVTLTLRQIAAEIAESHGLSKRQAEAVLTETVAHISKGIVKGKRVRFGTLGIFSVKKRAARKGRNPATGEAIKIKASKKVAFRPAKDLKDSL; encoded by the coding sequence ATGGCCAAGGCCGCACTGAAACGCGCCGTGCCCGCGAAGGCGGAGACGAGCAAGTCGACCAAGCCGGTCGTGACACTCACGCTGCGGCAGATCGCGGCTGAGATCGCGGAATCGCATGGGCTGTCGAAGAGGCAAGCCGAAGCCGTGCTCACCGAGACGGTCGCACATATCTCGAAGGGCATCGTCAAAGGCAAGCGTGTCCGCTTCGGCACTCTTGGAATCTTCAGTGTGAAGAAGCGGGCTGCCCGCAAGGGGCGCAATCCTGCAACTGGCGAAGCGATCAAGATCAAGGCCAGCAAGAAAGTGGCGTTCCGCCCGGCCAAGGATCTCAAGGACTCGCTATAG
- a CDS encoding Isochorismate hydrolase: protein MSAPPSSSRSVEPFAIDKDRCVLLVIDMQNDFVVEGAIMEVPMARAFLPTMKTMLDHCRAISVPVIYTTHVLSDVYDVSPLEVALQPKLRSRGMRPGTAGVEVVPELAPLPNEVVIRKHRYDAFYNTPLETVIRNIRGTGRVDTVIIIGTVTNICCESTARSAFMRDFKVVFISDANGGLDDVSQQATLKIIGTAFGTVMTAREIIEQI from the coding sequence TTGAGCGCTCCCCCTTCCAGCAGCCGATCGGTAGAACCGTTCGCCATAGACAAGGACAGATGTGTCCTATTGGTCATCGACATGCAGAACGACTTCGTCGTCGAGGGGGCCATCATGGAGGTGCCCATGGCGCGGGCCTTCCTGCCAACCATGAAGACGATGCTGGATCACTGCCGGGCAATCAGCGTCCCGGTGATCTATACGACCCACGTCCTGTCCGACGTCTATGATGTTTCCCCGCTTGAAGTTGCACTCCAGCCGAAGTTACGCAGCCGCGGAATGAGGCCCGGGACCGCAGGGGTCGAAGTCGTGCCTGAACTTGCACCGCTGCCCAATGAGGTCGTCATTCGCAAGCATCGCTATGATGCCTTCTATAACACTCCCCTCGAGACCGTCATACGCAACATTCGCGGCACCGGTAGAGTCGATACTGTAATAATAATTGGAACAGTAACAAATATATGCTGCGAATCCACGGCGCGCAGCGCTTTCATGAGGGATTTCAAAGTCGTCTTCATCAGTGACGCCAATGGGGGATTGGATGATGTCTCGCAGCAGGCCACGCTCAAGATCATCGGAACCGCCTTCGGCACGGTCATGACCGCGCGCGAAATCATCGAGCAAATATGA
- a CDS encoding 4,5-dihydroxyphthalate decarboxylase encodes MTKPGETTLARANVPVLKVALATYPGTKALKEHGTSFGAFAVEFAEIAPISRAFAPMVRELRFDISEMALVTFLQAKAYGKPLVLLPVAVAARFQEPALLCRTDDKTISGPTGLVGRRVGVRAYSQTTGVWMRGILHDDYGITPDQIRWLTFEGAHVAEYADPPWVERVAQGKDMLAMLRAGELDAVILGNDRPDDKGLRTVFADTDAAAERFRTKHGFVPVNHMVVARRSLIDARPDLVAGFLDSLRASLTAATLGAERGPALPVGRDALQPAIDLALRYAAEQGLLPHPLKPEEVWDGLPPSILSMGRKA; translated from the coding sequence ATGACAAAACCTGGCGAAACGACGTTGGCGCGCGCGAATGTGCCGGTGCTCAAGGTCGCGCTCGCTACCTATCCCGGGACGAAAGCGCTCAAGGAACACGGGACGTCCTTTGGCGCGTTCGCGGTCGAGTTCGCCGAGATCGCACCGATCAGCCGAGCCTTCGCGCCGATGGTGCGCGAGCTGCGCTTCGACATCAGCGAGATGGCGCTCGTCACCTTCCTGCAGGCGAAGGCGTATGGAAAACCGCTGGTGCTGCTGCCGGTCGCGGTCGCGGCGCGCTTCCAGGAACCGGCGCTGCTGTGCAGGACGGACGACAAGACGATCTCCGGCCCCACCGGTCTCGTCGGCAGGCGGGTCGGCGTGCGGGCCTACAGCCAAACCACGGGCGTCTGGATGCGCGGCATTCTCCATGACGACTATGGCATCACGCCGGATCAGATCCGCTGGCTCACCTTCGAGGGCGCCCATGTCGCCGAATATGCAGATCCGCCCTGGGTCGAGCGTGTGGCGCAAGGCAAGGACATGCTCGCCATGCTGCGTGCCGGAGAGCTCGATGCGGTCATCCTCGGCAATGACCGGCCTGATGACAAAGGCCTCCGCACGGTCTTCGCCGATACCGATGCGGCGGCTGAGCGCTTCCGGACGAAGCATGGCTTCGTTCCGGTGAACCATATGGTGGTGGCGCGCCGCTCGCTGATCGATGCCCGGCCGGATCTCGTCGCCGGGTTTCTCGACAGCCTCAGAGCGTCGTTGACGGCAGCGACTCTCGGCGCGGAACGCGGCCCGGCCCTGCCGGTCGGCCGTGACGCCTTGCAGCCGGCGATCGATCTGGCGCTGCGCTACGCGGCCGAACAGGGTCTGCTTCCGCACCCGCTCAAGCCCGAAGAGGTCTGGGACGGTCTCCCGCCTTCCATCCTCTCCATGGGCCGGAAAGCATGA
- a CDS encoding 3-hydroxyisobutyrate dehydrogenase: MTSFAIIGLGEVGAIFARDLHQAGAGAITGYDISAEASLRAEATGHVRICASARDAVAGAEMVFVTVTAGSDIAAMTSLAGGLAHGPFVIDANSVSPGTKREAARIVGEMGGRYVEAAVMTSIAARGLRSPMLLGGPHARAFAVAMEPFAMRLDLFGEEIGGASSVKMCRSIMIKGLEALATECMLAARSYGVERQVLASLADTLAHPDWAGLARYVISRALIHGRRRAEEMREAARTVHEAGFTPIMSEAIADKQQWAAEQGQRLSLEELATQELGPLLDRLLALSRQAPATGRE; the protein is encoded by the coding sequence ATGACCAGCTTCGCGATCATCGGTCTCGGTGAGGTCGGCGCCATCTTCGCCCGCGATCTGCACCAGGCCGGCGCCGGAGCGATCACGGGTTACGACATCTCCGCCGAGGCAAGCCTGCGCGCCGAGGCGACAGGCCATGTGAGGATCTGTGCGTCCGCCCGTGATGCGGTAGCGGGGGCGGAGATGGTCTTCGTCACCGTGACGGCGGGATCGGACATCGCTGCCATGACCTCGCTCGCCGGCGGCCTGGCCCATGGCCCCTTCGTCATCGACGCCAATTCGGTCTCGCCCGGAACGAAGCGCGAGGCGGCGCGGATCGTCGGCGAGATGGGCGGCCGCTATGTCGAGGCCGCCGTGATGACGAGCATCGCGGCGCGCGGACTGCGTTCGCCCATGTTGCTCGGTGGCCCTCATGCGCGGGCCTTCGCAGTCGCGATGGAGCCGTTCGCCATGCGGCTCGACCTCTTCGGTGAGGAGATCGGCGGCGCCTCCTCGGTGAAGATGTGCCGCAGCATCATGATCAAGGGTCTCGAGGCGCTTGCGACCGAATGCATGCTGGCGGCGCGCAGCTACGGCGTCGAACGCCAGGTTCTGGCGTCGCTTGCCGACACCCTCGCCCATCCGGATTGGGCGGGCCTTGCCCGCTACGTGATCAGCCGCGCCCTCATCCACGGGAGGCGACGGGCGGAGGAGATGCGCGAGGCGGCCCGCACGGTCCATGAGGCAGGCTTCACGCCGATCATGAGCGAGGCCATCGCCGACAAGCAGCAATGGGCCGCTGAGCAGGGCCAGCGTCTCTCGCTGGAGGAATTGGCAACGCAGGAGCTCGGGCCGCTCCTGGACAGGCTGCTCGCGCTCTCGCGGCAGGCTCCTGCCACGGGTCGCGAATAA
- a CDS encoding Protocatechuate 3,4-dioxygenase beta subunit produces MLPTRRTALAAFLAAPALPLAGRGVAEAQNAPPRLELTPACGDSDERTVAEEEGPFFKPNAPPKHDLAADSPKGERITIAGFVLDARCQPVSKAIVQIWHADAKGQYDNSGYHLRGYQSTDESGRWWFSTIVPGLYPGRTRHYHVKVQRPFGSLLTTQLYFPAEPRNAEDSLFDKRLLLRIKDASDGRFGRFDFVV; encoded by the coding sequence ATGTTGCCGACACGCCGGACCGCACTTGCCGCCTTCCTCGCCGCACCTGCGCTGCCGCTCGCCGGGCGCGGTGTTGCCGAGGCGCAAAATGCGCCTCCGCGGCTCGAGCTCACGCCCGCCTGCGGCGACAGCGACGAGCGCACCGTCGCGGAGGAGGAAGGGCCTTTCTTCAAGCCGAATGCGCCGCCGAAACATGATCTCGCCGCCGACTCGCCGAAGGGCGAAAGGATCACCATCGCCGGGTTCGTGCTGGACGCCCGGTGTCAACCCGTCTCCAAGGCCATCGTGCAGATTTGGCACGCCGACGCGAAGGGTCAATACGACAATTCGGGCTATCACCTCAGAGGCTATCAGTCGACCGACGAAAGCGGCCGTTGGTGGTTCTCGACCATCGTGCCGGGCCTCTATCCCGGCCGCACGCGGCACTATCATGTGAAGGTGCAAAGGCCCTTCGGATCGCTCCTCACCACGCAGCTCTATTTCCCTGCCGAACCGCGCAACGCTGAGGATTCGCTGTTCGACAAGCGTTTGCTCCTGCGTATCAAGGACGCGTCGGATGGCCGCTTCGGGCGCTTCGACTTCGTCGTCTAG
- a CDS encoding ABC transporter codes for MCAKEPARGVWPIYGHPYTRARHLLDADDAAQAAKFAKDRSEADRLRRSANALRNIGINSRSDAAQKKSMQMAERAESLEQTLRPAHKERAGEIRLDARGTHARVLIAIDDVAIAAPEGQALFRTGKLSVLQGDRIVVLGRNGAGKSLFIGLLSRAMTQRDSVPGIQVHVSAVLGYVDQQMSQLPSLESPLGFISGRFRLGDQRSVSLLAGAGFGVEQQRQVIARLSPGQKARLGLLALRLTEPNLYLMDEPTNHVDIAGQEKLEAEILAHGATCVLASHDRSFVKTVATRCLLIEAGRMTEIELPREFEEASSGKSRR; via the coding sequence ATGTGCGCGAAAGAGCCAGCACGTGGCGTATGGCCGATCTATGGGCATCCCTACACTCGGGCGAGGCATCTCCTGGATGCCGACGACGCGGCGCAGGCCGCCAAGTTCGCGAAAGATAGAAGCGAGGCCGACCGCCTGCGCCGCAGCGCCAATGCCTTGCGCAATATCGGCATCAACAGCCGCAGCGACGCGGCCCAGAAGAAGTCGATGCAGATGGCGGAGCGCGCCGAGAGCCTCGAGCAGACTTTGCGACCGGCGCATAAGGAACGGGCAGGCGAGATCCGCCTCGATGCGCGCGGCACGCATGCGCGCGTGCTGATCGCGATCGATGATGTCGCCATAGCCGCCCCAGAGGGCCAGGCGCTGTTCCGCACCGGCAAGCTGAGCGTCCTCCAGGGGGACCGCATCGTGGTGCTCGGTCGCAATGGTGCCGGCAAATCCCTGTTCATCGGCCTGCTGAGCCGGGCGATGACGCAACGCGATAGCGTCCCGGGCATACAGGTCCATGTCTCCGCCGTGCTCGGCTATGTCGATCAACAGATGTCGCAGCTGCCAAGCCTGGAATCTCCTCTGGGCTTCATCAGCGGCAGGTTTCGCCTCGGCGATCAGCGCAGCGTCAGCCTGCTGGCGGGCGCCGGCTTCGGCGTGGAGCAGCAACGCCAGGTCATCGCCCGCCTCTCCCCGGGTCAGAAGGCACGGCTCGGGCTGCTGGCGCTGCGGTTGACCGAGCCCAATCTCTATCTGATGGACGAGCCCACCAACCATGTCGACATCGCCGGCCAGGAGAAGCTGGAGGCGGAGATCCTGGCGCACGGAGCAACCTGCGTCCTGGCCTCGCATGATCGCAGCTTCGTGAAGACGGTCGCCACACGCTGCCTGCTCATCGAAGCCGGCAGGATGACCGAGATCGAGTTGCCGCGAGAGTTCGAGGAGGCAAGTTCAGGCAAGTCGCGTCGCTGA
- a CDS encoding Integrase, which yields MARPTNRLTARTVETLKKPGKHADGQGLYLIIDQALARRWGFIFRSGGRSRFMGLGKAADVTLAEARDLAHEARRAVQAGRDPIEDRKAAREAKKIEQDRAITFGVFADELLKTLAPGFRSDKHRSQWQLTLTRYAAPLRSKTLDSITTEDVLKLLTPMWSTKPQTATRVRGRIERVLDAAKAKKLRSGDNPAAWRGNLKELLPKAKKLSRGHHPAMAYDKIDENGNYVAEIVAVSEFVGMLRDLGTVPALMLEFLILTVGRCGEVLGAIWDEIDLNAKVWTVPAARMKAGKLHRVPLSDRALAILEEASKLRGPRTGDYVFPGERRGRPLSPSMPNNIIRSLGVTGATAHGFRSTFRDWCGNETATPREIAEAALAHATGDQTERAYRRGDALEKRRELMAAWATYVDSDATDSNVVPMARAAP from the coding sequence ATGGCGCGACCCACCAATCGGCTCACGGCGAGAACCGTCGAGACCCTGAAAAAACCAGGCAAGCACGCCGACGGACAGGGCTTGTATTTGATCATCGATCAGGCCCTCGCGAGGCGGTGGGGCTTCATCTTTCGCAGCGGCGGCCGGTCCCGGTTCATGGGCCTGGGCAAGGCGGCGGATGTGACCTTGGCCGAAGCCCGCGACCTCGCCCATGAGGCGCGGCGCGCCGTCCAGGCAGGCCGCGATCCGATCGAAGATCGCAAGGCCGCGAGGGAGGCCAAGAAAATCGAGCAAGATCGAGCGATCACGTTCGGCGTCTTCGCGGACGAGCTGTTAAAGACGCTGGCACCCGGTTTCCGCAGCGATAAGCATCGAAGCCAGTGGCAACTGACGCTGACGCGCTACGCGGCGCCGCTACGCTCCAAGACGCTCGACAGCATCACGACCGAGGATGTGCTCAAGCTCCTGACGCCGATGTGGTCGACGAAACCGCAAACAGCGACGCGGGTGCGCGGCCGGATCGAGCGCGTGCTCGACGCCGCCAAAGCGAAGAAGCTGCGCTCGGGCGATAACCCAGCGGCGTGGCGCGGCAATCTCAAGGAGCTTCTACCGAAGGCCAAGAAGCTGTCTCGTGGCCATCATCCTGCAATGGCGTACGATAAGATTGACGAAAATGGCAACTACGTCGCCGAAATCGTCGCCGTTTCCGAATTTGTCGGCATGCTGCGTGACTTGGGCACCGTCCCGGCCCTGATGCTGGAGTTCCTGATCCTCACGGTCGGCCGATGCGGCGAGGTGCTGGGGGCGATCTGGGACGAGATCGACCTCAATGCGAAGGTGTGGACCGTGCCGGCCGCGCGCATGAAGGCCGGGAAGCTGCATCGCGTGCCGTTGAGCGATCGGGCGCTCGCCATCCTTGAGGAAGCCAGCAAGCTTCGTGGTCCTCGTACTGGCGACTATGTGTTTCCGGGAGAGCGTCGCGGCCGGCCGTTGTCTCCCTCGATGCCAAATAACATAATCCGCAGCTTGGGCGTCACCGGTGCCACGGCTCACGGCTTTCGATCCACCTTCCGAGACTGGTGCGGCAACGAGACCGCGACGCCGCGCGAGATCGCCGAGGCGGCCTTGGCTCACGCGACAGGAGATCAGACCGAGCGCGCCTATCGCCGAGGCGACGCGCTCGAAAAGCGGCGCGAGCTGATGGCCGCGTGGGCGACCTATGTCGATTCCGACGCGACTGACAGCAATGTCGTGCCGATGGCGAGGGCCGCGCCGTGA
- a CDS encoding cAMP-binding domain of CRP or a regulatory subunit of cAMP-dependent protein kinases produces the protein MAIRPEPSFDPQSFLAKVGEGRSIAKYRKDQIVFSQGDPGNAVFYIQKGKVKVTVVSEQGKEAVVAMLGAGEFLGEGCLAAQPLRIATVATMTDSVIMRLEKAAIIRVIHDEPAFSEVFIAHLLARNIRVEEDLIDQLFNSSEKRLARLLLLLANFGKEGKPEPVIAKVSQEMLAEMIGTTRSRVNVFMNKFRKLGFVDYDGGYEGMKVHSSLLNVVLYDQPQIRT, from the coding sequence ATGGCGATCAGACCCGAGCCGTCATTCGATCCGCAATCTTTTCTCGCCAAAGTCGGCGAGGGAAGGAGCATTGCCAAATACCGCAAGGATCAGATCGTCTTCTCACAGGGCGATCCTGGAAACGCGGTGTTCTATATCCAGAAAGGCAAGGTCAAGGTCACCGTCGTTTCAGAGCAAGGGAAGGAAGCCGTCGTCGCTATGCTTGGAGCGGGAGAGTTCTTGGGCGAGGGATGCCTGGCCGCACAGCCGCTGCGCATAGCGACGGTCGCAACAATGACGGACTCCGTCATCATGCGACTGGAGAAAGCGGCCATTATCCGCGTGATCCATGACGAGCCGGCCTTCTCCGAGGTGTTCATCGCGCATCTTTTGGCTCGGAACATCCGGGTTGAGGAGGATCTGATCGATCAACTATTCAATTCGAGCGAGAAACGTCTCGCACGGCTGCTTCTGTTGCTGGCGAATTTTGGCAAGGAAGGAAAACCGGAGCCGGTGATCGCCAAGGTCAGCCAGGAGATGCTTGCGGAGATGATCGGCACGACCCGTTCGCGTGTGAATGTTTTCATGAACAAATTTCGGAAATTGGGGTTCGTCGACTACGATGGCGGCTACGAGGGCATGAAGGTCCACAGCTCATTGTTGAACGTCGTCCTGTACGATCAACCGCAGATTAGGACTTGA
- a CDS encoding autotransporter strand-loop-strand O-heptosyltransferase, translated as MGSAPVHYFSQAIANGPLTYDSIGYSNATPVPDVNTGQIASHFPAGTVPATATSLSIVPESPTPADAVSVATPDLESISSHLSLLPANAKPAYPPAAKVPTQVGPKGIRFDFNDGCRVTLPEAPHPWRVRLTDLDTGNVLYETEIKAGRVNSSKRYYVRFRVEVWANGDSLIVQDYSATDRDVLIQFPVGTLGDTVGWFPYAVKFKERHGCRLTCAMSEKLIPLFRNSYPDITFATHEEVKPKRFYATYSIGLFFDDKDCVRQPCDFRHVGLHRTAGYILGVDPTEVPAKIAIPDDSRPMVEPYVCIATQSTTQAKYWNNPDGWREIVKFLKTAGYRVVCIDQKPTHGGGLVWNHIPHGAEDETGDRTLHERARWIKHADFFVGLASGLSWLAWSVGTPVVMISGFSHPTTEFETPYRVINYHACNSCWNDPHHRFDHKDFLWCPRHKGTSRQFECTRLITVDHVKAVLRTIPAFLNAASSTGAGRESAP; from the coding sequence ATGGGCTCAGCACCTGTGCATTACTTTTCGCAAGCAATAGCAAACGGGCCTCTGACCTATGACTCGATCGGCTACAGCAATGCGACACCGGTCCCTGACGTAAACACCGGGCAAATCGCATCTCATTTTCCGGCTGGAACGGTTCCCGCAACCGCGACCAGTTTGAGTATTGTGCCCGAAAGTCCGACGCCGGCTGACGCAGTTTCGGTAGCTACCCCTGATCTGGAGTCAATTTCGAGCCACCTATCCTTATTGCCTGCGAACGCCAAGCCCGCCTATCCGCCGGCTGCCAAAGTGCCCACCCAGGTCGGCCCCAAGGGCATCCGATTTGACTTCAATGATGGCTGCCGGGTGACCTTGCCGGAAGCCCCACATCCATGGCGGGTACGGCTCACTGATCTCGACACCGGCAACGTCCTCTATGAGACGGAGATCAAGGCCGGGCGTGTGAACAGCTCTAAGCGCTACTACGTGCGGTTTCGCGTGGAGGTATGGGCGAACGGCGACAGCCTGATAGTTCAGGACTATTCCGCCACGGACCGCGACGTCCTGATTCAGTTTCCCGTCGGTACGCTTGGCGACACGGTTGGTTGGTTCCCCTACGCCGTGAAATTCAAGGAGCGTCATGGCTGCAGGCTTACCTGTGCCATGTCCGAGAAATTGATCCCGCTGTTTCGGAACTCCTATCCGGACATTACTTTTGCCACCCACGAAGAGGTCAAGCCCAAGCGCTTTTACGCGACCTATAGCATCGGACTTTTCTTCGACGACAAGGACTGCGTCCGTCAGCCCTGCGACTTCCGGCATGTCGGGCTGCACCGCACCGCCGGCTACATTCTCGGTGTCGACCCTACCGAAGTTCCGGCCAAGATCGCCATTCCAGACGATAGCCGGCCGATGGTCGAGCCCTACGTCTGCATCGCGACGCAGAGCACAACACAAGCCAAGTATTGGAACAATCCTGACGGCTGGCGGGAAATCGTAAAATTTCTGAAAACGGCAGGATACCGAGTTGTCTGCATCGACCAGAAGCCGACACACGGTGGCGGGTTGGTCTGGAACCACATCCCCCACGGCGCGGAAGATGAGACCGGAGATCGGACTCTCCACGAGCGCGCTCGATGGATCAAGCATGCCGATTTTTTCGTCGGGCTGGCCAGCGGCCTTTCTTGGCTAGCCTGGTCAGTCGGCACGCCGGTTGTGATGATCAGCGGCTTCTCACACCCGACAACGGAGTTCGAAACGCCCTACCGGGTGATCAACTACCACGCGTGCAACAGTTGCTGGAACGACCCGCACCATCGGTTTGACCACAAGGATTTCCTGTGGTGCCCGCGTCACAAGGGTACATCTCGCCAGTTTGAGTGTACCCGGCTGATAACCGTGGATCACGTGAAGGCAGTTTTACGAACTATACCCGCCTTCCTTAACGCTGCATCATCGACGGGTGCCGGGAGGGAGAGCGCACCATGA